A part of Chanos chanos chromosome 9, fChaCha1.1, whole genome shotgun sequence genomic DNA contains:
- the LOC115821598 gene encoding tripartite motif-containing protein 35-like produces the protein MASKALLSEEDFSCPVCRNIYSDPVLLSCSHSMCKDCLQQFWKNKDSKECPVCKRKSSRDLPPPNMALKNLCETFLQKSFEESSVGSEETCSLHSEKLKLFCLEDKQLVCEACQTSDKHINHKFCSINEAACEYREELLTALKPLQDKLKIFKDMKQNWNKTTDHIKNQTAHTEWKIKEEFKRLHRFLRDEETARITALREEEEQKSQMMKEKIAEINSEISSLSQTVRAIENVIRNDDTSLLKVKTKTHTFCLPDPETVSGALISVAKHLGNLKFRVWEKMQDIVQYTPVILDPNTAPPDLILSEDLTSVRFSDDKRQIPSNPERFDWYPCVLGSEGFNSGTHCWDVDVGNSTFWSLGVTTESNQTKEEKTFFDTGVCRVRYKNGQCESQALGGSRTPLTVNNKLQRIRVELDWDRGKLSFSDPLNNTHLHTFTHTFTERMFPFFYSHCKLSPLRVLPVKCCVTVEQHN, from the exons ATGGCTTCCAAAGCTTTGCTATCAGAAGAGGATTTCTCCTGCCCTGTGTGCCGTAACATCTACAGTGATCCTGTTCTCCTGTCCTGTAGTCACAGTATGTGTAAAgactgtctgcagcagttctggaaAAACAAAGATTCCAAGGAGTGTCCAGTTTGTAAGAGAAAATCCTCAAGAGACCTGCCTCCACCTAACATGgctctaaagaacctgtgtgagactttcttacagAAAAGCTTTGAGGAATCTTCAGTGGGATCTGAGGAGACCTGCAGTCtccacagtgagaaactcaaactcttctgtctggaggataaacagctTGTGTGTGAGGCGTGTCAGACCTCAGataaacacataaatcacaAATTCTGTTCCATTAATGAAGCAGCTTGTGAATACAGG GAGGAACTTCTGACTGCACTGAAGCCCTTACAGGACAAACTGAAGATCTTTAAAGACATGAAACAAAACTGGAATAAAACAACAGACCATATTAAG AAccagactgcacacacagagtggaagaTTAAGGAGGAGTTTAAGAGGCTTCACCGGtttctacgagatgaagagacagccaggataactgcactgagagaggaagaggagcagaagagtcagatgatgaaggagaagattgcgGAGATAAACAGTGAaatatcatctctctcacagacGGTCAGAGCCATAGAAAATGTGATAAGAAATGATGACACATCACTCTTAAAggtaaaaaccaaaacacacacattctgtctccct gatccagagactgtttcaggagcactgatcagtgtggcaaagcacctgggcaacctgaagttcagagtgtgggagaagatgcaggacattgttcaataca ctcctgtgattctggaccccaacactgcaccACCAgatctcatcctgtctgaggatctgaccagtgtgagattcaGTGATGACAAACGGCAGATTCCTagtaatccagagagatttgattggtaTCCATGTgtcctgggctctgagggctttaactcagggacacactgctgggatgttgatgttgggaACAGTACATTCTGGTCCttgggtgtgaccacagagtcaaaccagacgaaagaggaaaagacattCTTTGACACTGGTGTCTGCCGTGTTCGCTATAAGAATGGTCAGTGTGAGTCACAGGCCTTAGGTGGGTCACGGactccactgacagtgaataataaactccagaggatcagagtggaactggactgggacagaggaaaactctcattctctgatcctctaaataacacacacctgcacaccttcacacacacttttactgagagaatgtttccattcttCTACAGtcactgtaaactctctcctctgagggtCTTACCAGTGaagtgttgtgtaacagtggaACAACACAATTAG